In Haloarchaeobius litoreus, the following are encoded in one genomic region:
- a CDS encoding type B DNA-directed DNA polymerase: MFALDFHDDRVVEWHRDGDEAVAVENTDYHPTLYVAAPDDARAELAAALEADPKVVATATEEWRLDLHADAPEPVLRVDCERVSEVRTLANEVRHHHERGSHAPGTFRLFDVDFAPGFRYCVETDSSPVPTEPLRTLSIDIDEAALAHDRVGELRVGGEPAGGTPGAALRTLARRLDRVDPDVLLLSHADLVPTLADAADEHGVDLDLGRRPGWTQLAGENTYESYGRVGHSPARYAVPGRAIVVTGSSFLWNESSLAGLHYMVERSWRPLQETAWASIGTVLTAMQSREALSRGVLVPWNKWEPESFKPARTLHAADRGGVTLSPEVGLHEDVHELDFASLYPNVIREHNVTPETVGCDCHADRADVPGLGYAVCDEPGFLPDVLAPLLDDRAEFKARLADLPDGDDAGDVDDEGLAARSAAIKWVLVSCFGYQGYRNAKFGRIECHETINAFAREVLLDAKEALERAGWHVVHAIVDSLWVTPREGVEQEPLDAVAARVTDDAGIRLEHEADYDWVAFVPRRGTEAGALTRYVGRADDGSFKLRGIEARQRSTPEWVADCQRDLLDTLDAERAPEPVVDRLRTHLLDLHAGRVDPADLVVTKRVGKRPGAYTQETRTVGALRRYEHHGVDRHPGQPVRFVVVDDDASRTAERVRLAFEDPDGYDADFYADLATRAAVSVVSPLGWDRERVDRYLRERRDAALSAYL, translated from the coding sequence ATGTTCGCGCTCGACTTCCACGACGACCGCGTCGTCGAGTGGCACCGCGACGGCGACGAGGCGGTCGCCGTCGAGAACACCGACTACCACCCGACGCTGTACGTCGCCGCCCCCGACGACGCCCGGGCGGAGCTGGCGGCCGCCCTCGAAGCCGACCCGAAGGTCGTCGCGACCGCGACCGAGGAGTGGCGGCTCGACCTCCACGCCGACGCGCCCGAGCCGGTGCTCCGGGTGGACTGCGAGCGCGTCTCCGAGGTCCGCACGCTCGCGAACGAGGTCCGCCACCACCACGAACGCGGCAGCCACGCGCCGGGGACGTTCCGGCTGTTCGACGTGGACTTCGCCCCCGGCTTCCGCTACTGCGTCGAGACGGACAGCTCGCCGGTGCCGACCGAGCCGCTCCGCACGCTCAGCATCGACATCGACGAGGCGGCGCTGGCCCACGACCGCGTCGGGGAACTCCGGGTCGGGGGCGAGCCCGCCGGCGGGACGCCGGGTGCAGCCCTCAGGACCCTCGCCCGCCGACTCGACCGCGTGGACCCCGACGTGCTGTTGCTCTCGCACGCCGACCTCGTGCCGACGCTGGCCGACGCCGCCGACGAGCACGGCGTCGACCTCGACCTCGGCCGGCGGCCGGGGTGGACCCAGCTGGCCGGCGAGAACACCTACGAGAGCTACGGCCGGGTGGGCCACTCGCCGGCGCGCTACGCCGTCCCGGGCCGGGCCATCGTCGTCACCGGCTCCAGCTTCCTCTGGAACGAGTCCAGCCTCGCGGGCCTGCACTACATGGTCGAGCGCTCGTGGCGGCCGCTGCAGGAGACCGCGTGGGCGAGCATCGGCACCGTCCTCACTGCGATGCAGAGCCGCGAGGCCCTCTCGCGGGGCGTGCTCGTCCCGTGGAACAAGTGGGAGCCGGAGTCGTTCAAGCCCGCGCGGACCCTCCACGCGGCCGACCGCGGCGGCGTCACCCTCTCGCCCGAGGTCGGGCTCCACGAGGACGTCCACGAGCTCGACTTCGCGTCGCTGTACCCGAACGTCATCCGCGAGCACAACGTCACCCCCGAGACGGTCGGCTGTGACTGCCACGCCGACCGCGCGGACGTGCCGGGGCTCGGCTACGCCGTCTGCGACGAGCCGGGGTTCCTCCCGGACGTGCTCGCGCCGCTGCTCGACGACCGCGCCGAGTTCAAGGCCCGGCTCGCCGACCTGCCCGACGGCGACGACGCCGGCGACGTGGACGACGAGGGCCTCGCCGCCAGATCGGCCGCCATCAAGTGGGTGCTCGTCTCCTGCTTCGGCTACCAGGGCTACCGGAACGCGAAGTTCGGCCGCATCGAGTGCCACGAGACCATCAACGCGTTCGCCCGTGAGGTGCTGCTCGACGCCAAGGAGGCCCTGGAGCGGGCGGGCTGGCACGTCGTCCACGCCATCGTCGACTCGCTGTGGGTGACGCCGCGGGAGGGTGTCGAGCAGGAACCGCTGGACGCCGTCGCGGCTCGCGTCACCGACGACGCGGGCATCCGGCTCGAACACGAGGCCGACTACGACTGGGTGGCGTTCGTCCCTCGCCGGGGCACCGAGGCGGGCGCGCTCACCCGCTACGTCGGCCGGGCCGACGACGGCTCGTTCAAGCTCAGGGGCATCGAGGCCCGGCAGCGGTCGACCCCCGAGTGGGTCGCGGACTGCCAGCGCGACCTGCTCGACACCCTCGACGCCGAGCGCGCCCCGGAGCCGGTCGTCGACCGCCTCCGGACGCACCTCCTCGACCTGCACGCGGGCCGGGTCGACCCCGCCGACCTCGTCGTCACCAAGCGGGTGGGCAAGCGCCCCGGCGCGTACACCCAGGAGACCCGCACTGTCGGGGCGCTCCGGCGGTACGAACACCACGGCGTCGACCGCCATCCCGGCCAGCCCGTCCGGTTCGTCGTGGTCGACGACGACGCGAGCCGGACCGCCGAGCGCGTCCGCCTCGCGTTCGAGGACCCCGACGGCTACGATGCCGACTTCTACGCCGACCTCGCGACCCGGGCGGCCGTGAGCGTCGTCTCACCGCTGGGCTGGGACCGCGAGCGCGTCGACCGGTACCTCCGCGAGCGCCGGGACGCCGCGCTGTCGGCGTACCTGTGA